A window from Vigna angularis cultivar LongXiaoDou No.4 chromosome 7, ASM1680809v1, whole genome shotgun sequence encodes these proteins:
- the LOC108336718 gene encoding uncharacterized protein LOC108336718: MKTLVGLSPFQLVYGKACHLPVEMEHRAYWALKFLNFDPSMSVEKRKRQLLKFEEMRLHAYDASKSYKEKVKFSHDRKLVKKSKWSGPFTIKDVKQHGAIELMDPSSEDPQRSWVVNGKRLKHYLGGEVERLITSIELVDP, encoded by the exons ATGAAGACTCTAGTGGGGCTATCTCCTTTCCAGTTAGTCTATGGGAAGGCTTGTCATCTACCAGTGGAAATGGAGCACCGCGCTTATTGGGCTCTAAAGTTCTTGAATTTTGACCCCTCCATGTCTgtggaaaagagaaagaggcaACTGCTCAAATTTGAAGAGATGCGCCTTCATGCCTACGATGCTTCCAAGAGCTACAAGGAGAAAGTCAAGTTTTctcatgacaggaagttggtTAAGAAG TCCAAATGGTCTGGGCCGTTCACCATCAAGGATGTCAAACAACATGGAGCAATCGAGCTGATGGATCCATCCTCTGAGGACCCACAAAGAAGTTGGGTAGTCAATGGGAAACGACTCAAACATTACTTGGGTGGTGAGGTTGAACGCCTCATCACAAGCATTGAGTTGGTTGACCCTTGA